One genomic region from Equus asinus isolate D_3611 breed Donkey chromosome 8, EquAss-T2T_v2, whole genome shotgun sequence encodes:
- the GUCD1 gene encoding protein GUCD1 isoform X1 yields MGNWIGFLWLLCTKTGKGLGVEFGAEDRQKSGSSEPSGLSLWQWEEASRRRGFCAAAGAHHPAALPLGLRPGLLQDGAAVSGYLGQLDDSEFESALQELRLTRSIWTIDLAYLMRHFGVRHRFCTQTLGVDKGYKNQSFYRKHFDTEETRVNQLFAQAKACKVLVEKCTGRKPDCHMTRAWAGVEPGHVVLTPPFLRRLLRKEGLSGAVSVQDIQEHLAQGHVAIVLVNSGVLHCDLCSSPVKYCCFAPSGHHCFCRTPDYQGHFIVLRGYNRATSCIFYNNPAYADPGMCSTSISNFEEARTSYGTDEDILFVYLDS; encoded by the exons atgggaaacTGGATAGgattcctctggctgctgtgtacaAAAACAGGAAAGGGCCTGGGGGTGGAATTTGGGGCAGAGGACAGGCAGAAGTCAGGCAGCAGTGAGCCCTCAGGACTGAGTCTGTGGCAGTGGGAAGAGGCGAGTAGGAGGAG GGGATTTTGTGCAGCTGCCGGTGCCCATCATCCAGCAGCTCTACCACTGGGACTGCGGCCTGGCCTGCTCCAGGATGGTGCTGCGGTGAGTGG GTACCTGGGCCAGCTGGACGACAGTGAGTTCGAGAGTGCCCTGCAGGAGCTGCGGCTGACCAGGAGCATTTGGACCATCGACCTGGCCTACCTGATGCGCCACTTTGGCGTGAGGCACCGCTTCTGTACCCAGACCCTGGGCGTTGACAAAGGCTACAAAAACCAG TCCTTCTACAGAAAGCACTTTGACACAGAGGAGACCCGGGTAAACCAGCTGTTTGCACAAGCCAAGGCCTGCAAGGTGCTGGTGGAGAAATG CACAGGCCGCAAACCAGACTGCCACATGAcaagggcctgggctggggtTGAGCCAGGCCACGTAGTGCTAACGCCGCCATTCCTGAGGAGATTGCTAAGGAAGGAGGGCCTAAGTGG TGCCGTGAGTGTGCAGGACATCCAGGAGCACCTGGCCCAGGGCCACGTGGCCATTGTGCTGGTGAACTCAGGGGTGCTGCACTGTGACCTCTGCTCCAGCCCCGTCAAGTACTGCTGCTTTGCCCCCAGTGGCCACCACTGCTTCTGCCGCACCCCTGACTACCAGGGTCACTTCATCGTGCTGCGTGGCTACAACCGGGCCACCAGCTGCATCTTCTACAACAACCCAGCCTACGCAGACC caggAATGTGCAGCACCAGCATCAGTAACTTCGAGGAGGCCAGAACCAGCTACGGCACAGATGAGGACATCCTCTTTGTCTACTTGGACAGCTGA
- the GUCD1 gene encoding protein GUCD1 isoform X12 encodes MVLRYLGQLDDSEFESALQELRLTRSIWTIDLAYLMRHFGVRHRFCTQTLGVDKGYKNQSFYRKHFDTEETRVNQLFAQAKACKVLVEKCAVSVQDIQEHLAQGHVAIVLVNSGVLHCDLCSSPVKYCCFAPSGHHCFCRTPDYQGHFIVLRGYNRATSCIFYNNPAYADPGMCSTSISNFEEARTSYGTDEDILFVYLDS; translated from the exons ATGGTGCTGCG GTACCTGGGCCAGCTGGACGACAGTGAGTTCGAGAGTGCCCTGCAGGAGCTGCGGCTGACCAGGAGCATTTGGACCATCGACCTGGCCTACCTGATGCGCCACTTTGGCGTGAGGCACCGCTTCTGTACCCAGACCCTGGGCGTTGACAAAGGCTACAAAAACCAG TCCTTCTACAGAAAGCACTTTGACACAGAGGAGACCCGGGTAAACCAGCTGTTTGCACAAGCCAAGGCCTGCAAGGTGCTGGTGGAGAAATG TGCCGTGAGTGTGCAGGACATCCAGGAGCACCTGGCCCAGGGCCACGTGGCCATTGTGCTGGTGAACTCAGGGGTGCTGCACTGTGACCTCTGCTCCAGCCCCGTCAAGTACTGCTGCTTTGCCCCCAGTGGCCACCACTGCTTCTGCCGCACCCCTGACTACCAGGGTCACTTCATCGTGCTGCGTGGCTACAACCGGGCCACCAGCTGCATCTTCTACAACAACCCAGCCTACGCAGACC caggAATGTGCAGCACCAGCATCAGTAACTTCGAGGAGGCCAGAACCAGCTACGGCACAGATGAGGACATCCTCTTTGTCTACTTGGACAGCTGA
- the GUCD1 gene encoding protein GUCD1 isoform X6 produces MRTEAEAAGAPLEPAAGAHHPAALPLGLRPGLLQDGAAVSGYLGQLDDSEFESALQELRLTRSIWTIDLAYLMRHFGVRHRFCTQTLGVDKGYKNQSFYRKHFDTEETRVNQLFAQAKACKVLVEKCTGRKPDCHMTRAWAGVEPGHVVLTPPFLRRLLRKEGLSGAVSVQDIQEHLAQGHVAIVLVNSGVLHCDLCSSPVKYCCFAPSGHHCFCRTPDYQGHFIVLRGYNRATSCIFYNNPAYADPGMCSTSISNFEEARTSYGTDEDILFVYLDS; encoded by the exons ATGAGGACGGAGGCGGAGGCAGCGGGGGCGCCGCTCGAGCCGG CTGCCGGTGCCCATCATCCAGCAGCTCTACCACTGGGACTGCGGCCTGGCCTGCTCCAGGATGGTGCTGCGGTGAGTGG GTACCTGGGCCAGCTGGACGACAGTGAGTTCGAGAGTGCCCTGCAGGAGCTGCGGCTGACCAGGAGCATTTGGACCATCGACCTGGCCTACCTGATGCGCCACTTTGGCGTGAGGCACCGCTTCTGTACCCAGACCCTGGGCGTTGACAAAGGCTACAAAAACCAG TCCTTCTACAGAAAGCACTTTGACACAGAGGAGACCCGGGTAAACCAGCTGTTTGCACAAGCCAAGGCCTGCAAGGTGCTGGTGGAGAAATG CACAGGCCGCAAACCAGACTGCCACATGAcaagggcctgggctggggtTGAGCCAGGCCACGTAGTGCTAACGCCGCCATTCCTGAGGAGATTGCTAAGGAAGGAGGGCCTAAGTGG TGCCGTGAGTGTGCAGGACATCCAGGAGCACCTGGCCCAGGGCCACGTGGCCATTGTGCTGGTGAACTCAGGGGTGCTGCACTGTGACCTCTGCTCCAGCCCCGTCAAGTACTGCTGCTTTGCCCCCAGTGGCCACCACTGCTTCTGCCGCACCCCTGACTACCAGGGTCACTTCATCGTGCTGCGTGGCTACAACCGGGCCACCAGCTGCATCTTCTACAACAACCCAGCCTACGCAGACC caggAATGTGCAGCACCAGCATCAGTAACTTCGAGGAGGCCAGAACCAGCTACGGCACAGATGAGGACATCCTCTTTGTCTACTTGGACAGCTGA
- the GUCD1 gene encoding protein GUCD1 isoform X4: MRTEAEAAGAPLEPGDFVQLPVPIIQQLYHWDCGLACSRMVLRYLGQLDDSEFESALQELRLTRSIWTIDLAYLMRHFGVRHRFCTQTLGVDKGYKNQSFYRKHFDTEETRVNQLFAQAKACKVLVEKCTGRKPDCHMTRAWAGVEPGHVVLTPPFLRRLLRKEGLSGAVSVQDIQEHLAQGHVAIVLVNSGVLHCDLCSSPVKYCCFAPSGHHCFCRTPDYQGHFIVLRGYNRATSCIFYNNPAYADRMCSTSISNFEEARTSYGTDEDILFVYLDS; this comes from the exons ATGAGGACGGAGGCGGAGGCAGCGGGGGCGCCGCTCGAGCCGG GGGATTTTGTGCAGCTGCCGGTGCCCATCATCCAGCAGCTCTACCACTGGGACTGCGGCCTGGCCTGCTCCAGGATGGTGCTGCG GTACCTGGGCCAGCTGGACGACAGTGAGTTCGAGAGTGCCCTGCAGGAGCTGCGGCTGACCAGGAGCATTTGGACCATCGACCTGGCCTACCTGATGCGCCACTTTGGCGTGAGGCACCGCTTCTGTACCCAGACCCTGGGCGTTGACAAAGGCTACAAAAACCAG TCCTTCTACAGAAAGCACTTTGACACAGAGGAGACCCGGGTAAACCAGCTGTTTGCACAAGCCAAGGCCTGCAAGGTGCTGGTGGAGAAATG CACAGGCCGCAAACCAGACTGCCACATGAcaagggcctgggctggggtTGAGCCAGGCCACGTAGTGCTAACGCCGCCATTCCTGAGGAGATTGCTAAGGAAGGAGGGCCTAAGTGG TGCCGTGAGTGTGCAGGACATCCAGGAGCACCTGGCCCAGGGCCACGTGGCCATTGTGCTGGTGAACTCAGGGGTGCTGCACTGTGACCTCTGCTCCAGCCCCGTCAAGTACTGCTGCTTTGCCCCCAGTGGCCACCACTGCTTCTGCCGCACCCCTGACTACCAGGGTCACTTCATCGTGCTGCGTGGCTACAACCGGGCCACCAGCTGCATCTTCTACAACAACCCAGCCTACGCAGACC gAATGTGCAGCACCAGCATCAGTAACTTCGAGGAGGCCAGAACCAGCTACGGCACAGATGAGGACATCCTCTTTGTCTACTTGGACAGCTGA
- the GUCD1 gene encoding protein GUCD1 isoform X8, with product MVLRYLGQLDDSEFESALQELRLTRSIWTIDLAYLMRHFGVRHRFCTQTLGVDKGYKNQSFYRKHFDTEETRVNQLFAQAKACKVLVEKCTGRKPDCHMTRAWAGVEPGHVVLTPPFLRRLLRKEGLSGAVSVQDIQEHLAQGHVAIVLVNSGVLHCDLCSSPVKYCCFAPSGHHCFCRTPDYQGHFIVLRGYNRATSCIFYNNPAYADPGMCSTSISNFEEARTSYGTDEDILFVYLDS from the exons ATGGTGCTGCG GTACCTGGGCCAGCTGGACGACAGTGAGTTCGAGAGTGCCCTGCAGGAGCTGCGGCTGACCAGGAGCATTTGGACCATCGACCTGGCCTACCTGATGCGCCACTTTGGCGTGAGGCACCGCTTCTGTACCCAGACCCTGGGCGTTGACAAAGGCTACAAAAACCAG TCCTTCTACAGAAAGCACTTTGACACAGAGGAGACCCGGGTAAACCAGCTGTTTGCACAAGCCAAGGCCTGCAAGGTGCTGGTGGAGAAATG CACAGGCCGCAAACCAGACTGCCACATGAcaagggcctgggctggggtTGAGCCAGGCCACGTAGTGCTAACGCCGCCATTCCTGAGGAGATTGCTAAGGAAGGAGGGCCTAAGTGG TGCCGTGAGTGTGCAGGACATCCAGGAGCACCTGGCCCAGGGCCACGTGGCCATTGTGCTGGTGAACTCAGGGGTGCTGCACTGTGACCTCTGCTCCAGCCCCGTCAAGTACTGCTGCTTTGCCCCCAGTGGCCACCACTGCTTCTGCCGCACCCCTGACTACCAGGGTCACTTCATCGTGCTGCGTGGCTACAACCGGGCCACCAGCTGCATCTTCTACAACAACCCAGCCTACGCAGACC caggAATGTGCAGCACCAGCATCAGTAACTTCGAGGAGGCCAGAACCAGCTACGGCACAGATGAGGACATCCTCTTTGTCTACTTGGACAGCTGA
- the GUCD1 gene encoding protein GUCD1 isoform X2 has protein sequence MGNWIGFLWLLCTKTGKGLGVEFGAEDRQKSGSSEPSGLSLWQWEEASRRRGFCAAAGAHHPAALPLGLRPGLLQDGAAVSGYLGQLDDSEFESALQELRLTRSIWTIDLAYLMRHFGVRHRFCTQTLGVDKGYKNQSFYRKHFDTEETRVNQLFAQAKACKVLVEKCTGRKPDCHMTRAWAGVEPGHVVLTPPFLRRLLRKEGLSGAVSVQDIQEHLAQGHVAIVLVNSGVLHCDLCSSPVKYCCFAPSGHHCFCRTPDYQGHFIVLRGYNRATSCIFYNNPAYADRMCSTSISNFEEARTSYGTDEDILFVYLDS, from the exons atgggaaacTGGATAGgattcctctggctgctgtgtacaAAAACAGGAAAGGGCCTGGGGGTGGAATTTGGGGCAGAGGACAGGCAGAAGTCAGGCAGCAGTGAGCCCTCAGGACTGAGTCTGTGGCAGTGGGAAGAGGCGAGTAGGAGGAG GGGATTTTGTGCAGCTGCCGGTGCCCATCATCCAGCAGCTCTACCACTGGGACTGCGGCCTGGCCTGCTCCAGGATGGTGCTGCGGTGAGTGG GTACCTGGGCCAGCTGGACGACAGTGAGTTCGAGAGTGCCCTGCAGGAGCTGCGGCTGACCAGGAGCATTTGGACCATCGACCTGGCCTACCTGATGCGCCACTTTGGCGTGAGGCACCGCTTCTGTACCCAGACCCTGGGCGTTGACAAAGGCTACAAAAACCAG TCCTTCTACAGAAAGCACTTTGACACAGAGGAGACCCGGGTAAACCAGCTGTTTGCACAAGCCAAGGCCTGCAAGGTGCTGGTGGAGAAATG CACAGGCCGCAAACCAGACTGCCACATGAcaagggcctgggctggggtTGAGCCAGGCCACGTAGTGCTAACGCCGCCATTCCTGAGGAGATTGCTAAGGAAGGAGGGCCTAAGTGG TGCCGTGAGTGTGCAGGACATCCAGGAGCACCTGGCCCAGGGCCACGTGGCCATTGTGCTGGTGAACTCAGGGGTGCTGCACTGTGACCTCTGCTCCAGCCCCGTCAAGTACTGCTGCTTTGCCCCCAGTGGCCACCACTGCTTCTGCCGCACCCCTGACTACCAGGGTCACTTCATCGTGCTGCGTGGCTACAACCGGGCCACCAGCTGCATCTTCTACAACAACCCAGCCTACGCAGACC gAATGTGCAGCACCAGCATCAGTAACTTCGAGGAGGCCAGAACCAGCTACGGCACAGATGAGGACATCCTCTTTGTCTACTTGGACAGCTGA
- the GUCD1 gene encoding protein GUCD1 isoform X3, with translation MGNWIGFLWLLCTKTGKGLGVEFGAEDRQKSGSSEPSGLSLWQWEEASRRRGFCAAAGAHHPAALPLGLRPGLLQDGAAVSGYLGQLDDSEFESALQELRLTRSIWTIDLAYLMRHFGVRHRFCTQTLGVDKGYKNQSFYRKHFDTEETRVNQLFAQAKACKVLVEKCAVSVQDIQEHLAQGHVAIVLVNSGVLHCDLCSSPVKYCCFAPSGHHCFCRTPDYQGHFIVLRGYNRATSCIFYNNPAYADPGMCSTSISNFEEARTSYGTDEDILFVYLDS, from the exons atgggaaacTGGATAGgattcctctggctgctgtgtacaAAAACAGGAAAGGGCCTGGGGGTGGAATTTGGGGCAGAGGACAGGCAGAAGTCAGGCAGCAGTGAGCCCTCAGGACTGAGTCTGTGGCAGTGGGAAGAGGCGAGTAGGAGGAG GGGATTTTGTGCAGCTGCCGGTGCCCATCATCCAGCAGCTCTACCACTGGGACTGCGGCCTGGCCTGCTCCAGGATGGTGCTGCGGTGAGTGG GTACCTGGGCCAGCTGGACGACAGTGAGTTCGAGAGTGCCCTGCAGGAGCTGCGGCTGACCAGGAGCATTTGGACCATCGACCTGGCCTACCTGATGCGCCACTTTGGCGTGAGGCACCGCTTCTGTACCCAGACCCTGGGCGTTGACAAAGGCTACAAAAACCAG TCCTTCTACAGAAAGCACTTTGACACAGAGGAGACCCGGGTAAACCAGCTGTTTGCACAAGCCAAGGCCTGCAAGGTGCTGGTGGAGAAATG TGCCGTGAGTGTGCAGGACATCCAGGAGCACCTGGCCCAGGGCCACGTGGCCATTGTGCTGGTGAACTCAGGGGTGCTGCACTGTGACCTCTGCTCCAGCCCCGTCAAGTACTGCTGCTTTGCCCCCAGTGGCCACCACTGCTTCTGCCGCACCCCTGACTACCAGGGTCACTTCATCGTGCTGCGTGGCTACAACCGGGCCACCAGCTGCATCTTCTACAACAACCCAGCCTACGCAGACC caggAATGTGCAGCACCAGCATCAGTAACTTCGAGGAGGCCAGAACCAGCTACGGCACAGATGAGGACATCCTCTTTGTCTACTTGGACAGCTGA
- the GUCD1 gene encoding protein GUCD1 isoform X13, producing MVLRYLGQLDDSEFESALQELRLTRSIWTIDLAYLMRHFGVRHRFCTQTLGVDKGYKNQSFYRKHFDTEETRVNQLFAQAKACKVLVEKCAVSVQDIQEHLAQGHVAIVLVNSGVLHCDLCSSPVKYCCFAPSGHHCFCRTPDYQGHFIVLRGYNRATSCIFYNNPAYADRMCSTSISNFEEARTSYGTDEDILFVYLDS from the exons ATGGTGCTGCG GTACCTGGGCCAGCTGGACGACAGTGAGTTCGAGAGTGCCCTGCAGGAGCTGCGGCTGACCAGGAGCATTTGGACCATCGACCTGGCCTACCTGATGCGCCACTTTGGCGTGAGGCACCGCTTCTGTACCCAGACCCTGGGCGTTGACAAAGGCTACAAAAACCAG TCCTTCTACAGAAAGCACTTTGACACAGAGGAGACCCGGGTAAACCAGCTGTTTGCACAAGCCAAGGCCTGCAAGGTGCTGGTGGAGAAATG TGCCGTGAGTGTGCAGGACATCCAGGAGCACCTGGCCCAGGGCCACGTGGCCATTGTGCTGGTGAACTCAGGGGTGCTGCACTGTGACCTCTGCTCCAGCCCCGTCAAGTACTGCTGCTTTGCCCCCAGTGGCCACCACTGCTTCTGCCGCACCCCTGACTACCAGGGTCACTTCATCGTGCTGCGTGGCTACAACCGGGCCACCAGCTGCATCTTCTACAACAACCCAGCCTACGCAGACC gAATGTGCAGCACCAGCATCAGTAACTTCGAGGAGGCCAGAACCAGCTACGGCACAGATGAGGACATCCTCTTTGTCTACTTGGACAGCTGA
- the GUCD1 gene encoding protein GUCD1 isoform X5, whose translation MGNWIGFLWLLCTKTGKGLGVEFGAEDRQKSGSSEPSGLSLWQWEEASRRRGFCAAAGAHHPAALPLGLRPGLLQDGAAVSGYLGQLDDSEFESALQELRLTRSIWTIDLAYLMRHFGVRHRFCTQTLGVDKGYKNQSFYRKHFDTEETRVNQLFAQAKACKVLVEKCAVSVQDIQEHLAQGHVAIVLVNSGVLHCDLCSSPVKYCCFAPSGHHCFCRTPDYQGHFIVLRGYNRATSCIFYNNPAYADRMCSTSISNFEEARTSYGTDEDILFVYLDS comes from the exons atgggaaacTGGATAGgattcctctggctgctgtgtacaAAAACAGGAAAGGGCCTGGGGGTGGAATTTGGGGCAGAGGACAGGCAGAAGTCAGGCAGCAGTGAGCCCTCAGGACTGAGTCTGTGGCAGTGGGAAGAGGCGAGTAGGAGGAG GGGATTTTGTGCAGCTGCCGGTGCCCATCATCCAGCAGCTCTACCACTGGGACTGCGGCCTGGCCTGCTCCAGGATGGTGCTGCGGTGAGTGG GTACCTGGGCCAGCTGGACGACAGTGAGTTCGAGAGTGCCCTGCAGGAGCTGCGGCTGACCAGGAGCATTTGGACCATCGACCTGGCCTACCTGATGCGCCACTTTGGCGTGAGGCACCGCTTCTGTACCCAGACCCTGGGCGTTGACAAAGGCTACAAAAACCAG TCCTTCTACAGAAAGCACTTTGACACAGAGGAGACCCGGGTAAACCAGCTGTTTGCACAAGCCAAGGCCTGCAAGGTGCTGGTGGAGAAATG TGCCGTGAGTGTGCAGGACATCCAGGAGCACCTGGCCCAGGGCCACGTGGCCATTGTGCTGGTGAACTCAGGGGTGCTGCACTGTGACCTCTGCTCCAGCCCCGTCAAGTACTGCTGCTTTGCCCCCAGTGGCCACCACTGCTTCTGCCGCACCCCTGACTACCAGGGTCACTTCATCGTGCTGCGTGGCTACAACCGGGCCACCAGCTGCATCTTCTACAACAACCCAGCCTACGCAGACC gAATGTGCAGCACCAGCATCAGTAACTTCGAGGAGGCCAGAACCAGCTACGGCACAGATGAGGACATCCTCTTTGTCTACTTGGACAGCTGA
- the GUCD1 gene encoding protein GUCD1 isoform X7, with protein sequence MRTEAEAAGAPLEPGDFVQLPVPIIQQLYHWDCGLACSRMVLRYLGQLDDSEFESALQELRLTRSIWTIDLAYLMRHFGVRHRFCTQTLGVDKGYKNQSFYRKHFDTEETRVNQLFAQAKACKVLVEKCAVSVQDIQEHLAQGHVAIVLVNSGVLHCDLCSSPVKYCCFAPSGHHCFCRTPDYQGHFIVLRGYNRATSCIFYNNPAYADPGMCSTSISNFEEARTSYGTDEDILFVYLDS encoded by the exons ATGAGGACGGAGGCGGAGGCAGCGGGGGCGCCGCTCGAGCCGG GGGATTTTGTGCAGCTGCCGGTGCCCATCATCCAGCAGCTCTACCACTGGGACTGCGGCCTGGCCTGCTCCAGGATGGTGCTGCG GTACCTGGGCCAGCTGGACGACAGTGAGTTCGAGAGTGCCCTGCAGGAGCTGCGGCTGACCAGGAGCATTTGGACCATCGACCTGGCCTACCTGATGCGCCACTTTGGCGTGAGGCACCGCTTCTGTACCCAGACCCTGGGCGTTGACAAAGGCTACAAAAACCAG TCCTTCTACAGAAAGCACTTTGACACAGAGGAGACCCGGGTAAACCAGCTGTTTGCACAAGCCAAGGCCTGCAAGGTGCTGGTGGAGAAATG TGCCGTGAGTGTGCAGGACATCCAGGAGCACCTGGCCCAGGGCCACGTGGCCATTGTGCTGGTGAACTCAGGGGTGCTGCACTGTGACCTCTGCTCCAGCCCCGTCAAGTACTGCTGCTTTGCCCCCAGTGGCCACCACTGCTTCTGCCGCACCCCTGACTACCAGGGTCACTTCATCGTGCTGCGTGGCTACAACCGGGCCACCAGCTGCATCTTCTACAACAACCCAGCCTACGCAGACC caggAATGTGCAGCACCAGCATCAGTAACTTCGAGGAGGCCAGAACCAGCTACGGCACAGATGAGGACATCCTCTTTGTCTACTTGGACAGCTGA
- the GUCD1 gene encoding protein GUCD1 isoform X14, whose product MRTEAEAAGAPLEPGDFVQLPVPIIQQLYHWDCGLACSRMVLRYLGQLDDSEFESALQELRLTRSIWTIDLAYLMRHFGVRHRFCTQTLGVDKGYKNQSFYRKHFDTEETRVNQLFAQAKACKVLVEKCTGRKPDCHMTRAWAGVEPGHVVLTPPFLRRLLRKEGLSGAVSVQDIQEHLAQGHVAIVLVNSGVLHCDLCSSPVKYCCFAPSGHHCFCRTPDYQGHFIVLRGYNRATSCIFYNNPAYADPGMCSTSISNFEEARTSYGTDEDILFVYLDS is encoded by the exons ATGAGGACGGAGGCGGAGGCAGCGGGGGCGCCGCTCGAGCCGG GGGATTTTGTGCAGCTGCCGGTGCCCATCATCCAGCAGCTCTACCACTGGGACTGCGGCCTGGCCTGCTCCAGGATGGTGCTGCG GTACCTGGGCCAGCTGGACGACAGTGAGTTCGAGAGTGCCCTGCAGGAGCTGCGGCTGACCAGGAGCATTTGGACCATCGACCTGGCCTACCTGATGCGCCACTTTGGCGTGAGGCACCGCTTCTGTACCCAGACCCTGGGCGTTGACAAAGGCTACAAAAACCAG TCCTTCTACAGAAAGCACTTTGACACAGAGGAGACCCGGGTAAACCAGCTGTTTGCACAAGCCAAGGCCTGCAAGGTGCTGGTGGAGAAATG CACAGGCCGCAAACCAGACTGCCACATGAcaagggcctgggctggggtTGAGCCAGGCCACGTAGTGCTAACGCCGCCATTCCTGAGGAGATTGCTAAGGAAGGAGGGCCTAAGTGG TGCCGTGAGTGTGCAGGACATCCAGGAGCACCTGGCCCAGGGCCACGTGGCCATTGTGCTGGTGAACTCAGGGGTGCTGCACTGTGACCTCTGCTCCAGCCCCGTCAAGTACTGCTGCTTTGCCCCCAGTGGCCACCACTGCTTCTGCCGCACCCCTGACTACCAGGGTCACTTCATCGTGCTGCGTGGCTACAACCGGGCCACCAGCTGCATCTTCTACAACAACCCAGCCTACGCAGACC caggAATGTGCAGCACCAGCATCAGTAACTTCGAGGAGGCCAGAACCAGCTACGGCACAGATGAGGACATCCTCTTTGTCTACTTGGACAGCTGA
- the GUCD1 gene encoding protein GUCD1 isoform X10, which translates to MRTEAEAAGAPLEPAAGAHHPAALPLGLRPGLLQDGAAVSGYLGQLDDSEFESALQELRLTRSIWTIDLAYLMRHFGVRHRFCTQTLGVDKGYKNQSFYRKHFDTEETRVNQLFAQAKACKVLVEKCAVSVQDIQEHLAQGHVAIVLVNSGVLHCDLCSSPVKYCCFAPSGHHCFCRTPDYQGHFIVLRGYNRATSCIFYNNPAYADPGMCSTSISNFEEARTSYGTDEDILFVYLDS; encoded by the exons ATGAGGACGGAGGCGGAGGCAGCGGGGGCGCCGCTCGAGCCGG CTGCCGGTGCCCATCATCCAGCAGCTCTACCACTGGGACTGCGGCCTGGCCTGCTCCAGGATGGTGCTGCGGTGAGTGG GTACCTGGGCCAGCTGGACGACAGTGAGTTCGAGAGTGCCCTGCAGGAGCTGCGGCTGACCAGGAGCATTTGGACCATCGACCTGGCCTACCTGATGCGCCACTTTGGCGTGAGGCACCGCTTCTGTACCCAGACCCTGGGCGTTGACAAAGGCTACAAAAACCAG TCCTTCTACAGAAAGCACTTTGACACAGAGGAGACCCGGGTAAACCAGCTGTTTGCACAAGCCAAGGCCTGCAAGGTGCTGGTGGAGAAATG TGCCGTGAGTGTGCAGGACATCCAGGAGCACCTGGCCCAGGGCCACGTGGCCATTGTGCTGGTGAACTCAGGGGTGCTGCACTGTGACCTCTGCTCCAGCCCCGTCAAGTACTGCTGCTTTGCCCCCAGTGGCCACCACTGCTTCTGCCGCACCCCTGACTACCAGGGTCACTTCATCGTGCTGCGTGGCTACAACCGGGCCACCAGCTGCATCTTCTACAACAACCCAGCCTACGCAGACC caggAATGTGCAGCACCAGCATCAGTAACTTCGAGGAGGCCAGAACCAGCTACGGCACAGATGAGGACATCCTCTTTGTCTACTTGGACAGCTGA
- the GUCD1 gene encoding protein GUCD1 isoform X9, with product MRTEAEAAGAPLEPGDFVQLPVPIIQQLYHWDCGLACSRMVLRYLGQLDDSEFESALQELRLTRSIWTIDLAYLMRHFGVRHRFCTQTLGVDKGYKNQSFYRKHFDTEETRVNQLFAQAKACKVLVEKCAVSVQDIQEHLAQGHVAIVLVNSGVLHCDLCSSPVKYCCFAPSGHHCFCRTPDYQGHFIVLRGYNRATSCIFYNNPAYADRMCSTSISNFEEARTSYGTDEDILFVYLDS from the exons ATGAGGACGGAGGCGGAGGCAGCGGGGGCGCCGCTCGAGCCGG GGGATTTTGTGCAGCTGCCGGTGCCCATCATCCAGCAGCTCTACCACTGGGACTGCGGCCTGGCCTGCTCCAGGATGGTGCTGCG GTACCTGGGCCAGCTGGACGACAGTGAGTTCGAGAGTGCCCTGCAGGAGCTGCGGCTGACCAGGAGCATTTGGACCATCGACCTGGCCTACCTGATGCGCCACTTTGGCGTGAGGCACCGCTTCTGTACCCAGACCCTGGGCGTTGACAAAGGCTACAAAAACCAG TCCTTCTACAGAAAGCACTTTGACACAGAGGAGACCCGGGTAAACCAGCTGTTTGCACAAGCCAAGGCCTGCAAGGTGCTGGTGGAGAAATG TGCCGTGAGTGTGCAGGACATCCAGGAGCACCTGGCCCAGGGCCACGTGGCCATTGTGCTGGTGAACTCAGGGGTGCTGCACTGTGACCTCTGCTCCAGCCCCGTCAAGTACTGCTGCTTTGCCCCCAGTGGCCACCACTGCTTCTGCCGCACCCCTGACTACCAGGGTCACTTCATCGTGCTGCGTGGCTACAACCGGGCCACCAGCTGCATCTTCTACAACAACCCAGCCTACGCAGACC gAATGTGCAGCACCAGCATCAGTAACTTCGAGGAGGCCAGAACCAGCTACGGCACAGATGAGGACATCCTCTTTGTCTACTTGGACAGCTGA